The Cryobacterium roopkundense sequence TGCGATCGTCGATAATGTCGGTGTTCTGATCAACGAGGAACTGTACTACGGCGGTGATTCGTTTACGATCCCGCAGGGCGTCACGGTATCCACCCTCGCTGTTCCTGCTGGTGCACCCTGGTTGAAGATCAGCGAAGTCATCGACTTCGTACTCGCCGTGAAGCCACTCCGAAGCTTTCCGACGCACGAGATGGTGCTCTCCCGCGCCGGCAAAGACCTGTCCAACGCGCGCATCAAGGCTGCCACCGAGCAGGGAGGCGGCGATTTTTTCCCACTTGAGCCCGGTGATTCCCTGGACCTCTAGCGAGAATTGGCCACGATCCCCAGCTAATTTGCAGCTACTGCAAATTAGAGTGCAGTTACTGCAAATTGTCGCTGCCTGCGACGGCAGATGACGACGAATGGGGCACAATGCCAGCCGACTGGGTAATCGACGCACGCGACCTGGAGAAATCCTACGGGTCGGGTTCGAGCCGCTTTGACGCGTTGAAAGGAGTCTCGCTGCAGGTCGCCACGGGCGAGACAGTCGCAATCGTCGGGAAAAGCGGATCGGGCAAGTCGACCCTGATGCACCTGCTCGCCCTGCTCGACGCACCAGACAAAGGCACTCTGCAGGTAGCGGGGAAAGACGCCCAGGCCCTGTCGAAGCGCGCCGTGAACGAGCTGCGCAACAAGGAGTTCGGCTTCGTGTTTCAGCAGTTCTTCCTCACGCCCAACGTCAGCGTTCTTGACAACGTGATCCTGCCGCTCAAGATCGCCGGCATCGGCACCAAGGCGCGTCGCCTGCGTGGCCTCGAAGTGCTCCAGCAACTGGAACTCGAGGACAAGGCCGGCAAGAAGGCGACGACGCTCTCCGGCGGGCAGAAGCAGCGTGTCGTGATCGGCCGCGCCCTCGTCAACAACCCCCGCGTTATTTTCGCCGACGAGCCCACCGGAAACCTGGACTCGACCACCGGCCGCACCGTCGAAGATATCCTGTTCGACCTCAATCGCAAGCAGGGCATCACCCTCGTGATCGTCACTCACGACGAGGATCTCGCGGCGCGCTGCGACAGGCAGGTCTACATTCGTGACGGCCTCATCGTGAAGGAAACTCGCTCCGACGCATCCGCTGAAACACCCGGCGCCAAGCACTCCCTGTCGCCGATCGCCGCAGAATTGAACCCCGCCGGAGGCGTGGCATGAGAGCCAAAGACCTGGTCGCTTCAGCGATCTCCAATACGTTCCGCAGCAAGTTGCGCACCACGCTCACGGTGCTGGCCATCTTCGTCGGCGCCTTCACCCTCACCCTGACCAACGCGGTCGGCGCCGGAGTGTCCCAGTACGTCGACGCGCAGGTGGGCTCGCTCGGCGCACCTGACGTCTTCATCGTGACGCCGAATGCGGATGTCGCTGCTGCGGGCGATGGACCCACGGAGTATGACCCGAGCACGTCGGGCGCCGCCGCCGGCGGATTCGGCGGCCCGGGGGCCACGAGCGCGCTCTCGGATGCCAACCTCACGACCATCGGCGACACGGCGGGAATCGAATCGGTTGATCCCATTCGATCCGTTGCACCGGACTACGTGGCCTACGACGACGGCACCAAATTCGAGTTCACGATCAATCCGGCTTCTGCCGTGGCGACGGCGGAGCTGAGCGGCGGCGACCAGTTGGACCAGGCCGCATCCCAGATGCAGATCGTGCTGCCCGACACCTACGTGGACTCGTTGGGGTTCGACTCGACGAACGACGCGGTCGGCTCGACCGTGCAGATCGGGATCACTGACGTTCTCGGGGCGGCACACACCATCGACGCGACAGTGGTCGGGTTGTCCGTCGAGAGCCTGCTCGCCTCCGGCGCCGGCGCCAACGAGGCCCTGATCGCCGAGCTCGCCTCGGTACAGTCCGCAGGCATCGACACCGGGGCCAACCGATACGGTGCCGCCATCGCGAAGTTCGACATCTCGCTGCCCGCCGAGGACGTGCTTGCCTTGCAGGCCACCCTGAGCGATGCGGGATTCACGGCGAGCACCGTGGCGGACCAGCTCGGCGCCGTGCAGACTGTCATCAACGGCATTGTCGGTGTGCTCAACGCCTTCGCGGTGATCGCCCTAATTGCGGCCGCATTCGGCATTATCAATACCTTGCTGATGAGCGTGCAGGAACGCACCAGGGAGATCGGCCTGATGAAGGCCATGGGCATGAGCGGCGGGAAGGTTTACGCGCTGTTCAGCCTCGAGGCCATCGTGATCGGTTTCTTGGGAAGTGCGCTCGGGGCCGGAGTGGCAATCGGCCTCGGCTCGATCCTTAGCAGCGTGCTCTCCAACGGATTCCTATCCGGACTGCCCGGACTGAATATCCTGCTTTTTGAACCGGCTTCGGTCGCCTTCGTCATCGCCCTGGTGATGCTCATCGCGTTCCTCTCTGGCACGCTGCCCGCCCAACGAGCCGCCAAGCAGAACCCGATCGAATCGCTGCGGTACGAATAATGCCCGGCCAGAACGCGACAGAGCAACTGAGCGGCCGCGAGCTCAAGCATCAGGAAACGTCGCTCCGCATCGAGCGCAGCGCCGTCGGACTGGTGCTGAAGCACGGTTTCGACGGAGTGACCGTTGACATGATCTGCGAGGAGAGCGGCATCTCCCAGCGCACGTTCTTCAACTACTACAAGACGAAGGATGCCGCAGTGATCGGGGACGAACCGCCGAAGATCGATGAGGCCCAGGCCCGGGCATTCATCGCGACGGACGGCCCGGACCTGCTCGCCGAGGTGCTGGAGCTCGTCGTGTCGAGCTCCCTCGCCGGCAGCCCGGACGAGAAACTTCTCACCGATCGCCTGCGGCTGTTCGAGCAGAACCCTCAGTTGCTGCTCAAGCAGATGGATCGGATGAATCGGATCACGACCGAGCTCTCCGAACTTATCTACCTGAGGATCAAACGGGAGGCCGGACCGGCGACGTCGGAGACAGACCTCCGCGACAAGGCTGACCTGCTCACACACTCGATGCTCGGAGTCATGCGTTACATGGCGACCAGGTGGATCTCGACCGACGGGGCCAACAGCGCCGATACGCTGGAGCACACCTCACGCCTCCTTCGCGTCACCCTGCGCACGTTGTGACCCGGACCGCGTGTTCCTGCCTGCCTCAGCTCGCGGCGACGAGCTGGGGCAGGCGCCGGTCCCAGGCGGCGATCCACTCCACAAGCGCCGAGGCGGGCATGGGCCGGGCAATGAAGTAGCCCTGGGCCAGGTCGCACTTAGTGCGACGCACGAGGTCCCAATCCTCGAGATCCTCGACTCCCTCGGCCACAACCTCCATCCCGAGCTCGCGGCCGAGGTTGAGGCTCGCGCTGTACATGGCCAGGGCTGTATTGTCGCGCGAGGCGCCGTGCACGAAGCTCTGGTCGATCTTGAGTTCGTCGAACGGAATCTGCCGCAGCTGGGTGAGCGAGGAGTTGCCCGTTCCAAAATCGTCGATCGACAATCGGAATCGCTTGAGGCGCAACCGCGTCAGGATCTCAAGCGGAGCACGCTGGTCGAGCAGCAGTCGGCTCTCGGTGACTTCCAGCACCACGTCTTGCGGCGCGACTCCCGCGCTCAGAACCGCGTCGGAGACAACATCAGCGAAGGTCACCGACGAGAAGCTGTCCATTGAGAGGTTGACGGCTACCTTGAGGCGGAGCCCCTTCTCCTGCCATGCATGGGCCTGGCGCATGGCGGAGCTCAAAACCACGCGAGTGAGGTCGTTGATCAGGCCGTTCTCTTCGGCGAGGGCGATGAACCGGTCGGGGAACACCAGCCCGTCAACGGGGTGCTGCCAGCGCACCAGAGTCTCTACACCGGACACCGCTCCGGTTTGCACGTTGACCTTGGGCTGATAGTAGTTCACCAGTTCGCCGTTGGCGATGGCGCTGCGCAGTTCGGCCGGGCCGTACGGTTCGATCTCGGCGTTCGGAGCGACGGCGGGTTTCCAACGCCCCGTCATCTCTTCCAAGTCCACGATGGACACGGGTTTGTTCAGGTGCCCCAGCACTGAGATGTGGTGCGCGCGCACGAGGTAGACGGCCGTTTGGAGCACTCGTTCGTCTTCACCGCTGACCAGAATGACGCTGCCGGTGTAATCGTGGTCAACGAGTTTGCGCACAAGCTCGATGCCGTCCATCCCCGGCATATTGAGGTCGAGAAGGATGAGCTCGGGCGGGCGCGGACCGTCGACCAGCTCGAGTGCGGCCGCGCCGCTTTCCCGTGCGACAACGTCGGTGAAACCAAGCCCGGCCAGCATGTGCGTGAGCAGTTTGTGTATGAACGGTTCGTCGTCGACCACCAGAATCCGAATCGCAGAATTACTCATTCGCACCGAGTTTCTCTGACGGGCCGACAGCGGTCTGTGCGGCGTGGGGACTGAACTCAGTATGCGCTGGCGTCGACGATTGGCGCAATTCATCGATGGCCGTGTTCACCGCATCGATCTCAGCCTCAAATTTCGGCAAAAGCCCCATCAGCGTCTCCATGTCGTTGGCCCGGCCTCCCACTTCGAGGAGGGAGCACAGGGTGCCGAGGCGGATGGCTCCCACCGCTCGCGCGGACGACTTGAGCTTGTGCGCCTGCGCGCCGGCCGAAACTGCCTCGCGCATGAGGCATGCCGTGACGAGTTCGTGGGCAATCGCGACGGTGCTGGATTGAAACATCTCCAGAAAATCAAGCAGAACCGCCGGATCATTGCCCACGAGTCCTTCCAAAACGCTGATCACCACCGCCGGGCCGTCGGTTCCGGCGGCATCTGTGGACTCCAGCAGCCCCTCGTCAGCGGACGGTGCCGACAGCGGTGCCGCTGACCCCGTTTGCCGCAGGTCGGCCAGGAGTGCGTCGATCGCCGCATACAATTCCTGATACCGCAGGGGTTTGGTAATGTAACCGTCGCACCCGGCAAGTCGTGACTTTTCCTGATCGGACTTCATCGCCATCGCCGTCAAAGCGATAACCGGAATTGCGGAAGTAGCCGGATTGGCTTTGAGAATTGACGTAGCCGTGAGCCCGTCCATGCCCGGCAGCTGGATGTCCATCAGGATGAGGTCGGGGTGTTCCGACACCGCAAGAGCGAGGCCGACTTCGGCGTCCACAGCCGCCATCACGGAGTGCCCAGCCCGACTCAGTAGGAGCGTTGCGAGCTTCAGGTTGGCAGGGTTGTCTTCAACGATCAGGATTCGTGCCATGTGCCGAGCCTTTCGCTGTTAGTGGAGGGCGCTTTTGACTTCTGCCATGAACGTCGCGCGACTGAACCCAGCCTTATCGATGACTCGAATATCTTGATCGTGAGCGCCCGTGAGGGCCACCCTTTCCTCGTCCGAGAGCTGGCGCGCCGTGATCACCAGAATCGGGATGGACGACGTTGCCGAATTCCGACGAAGCGTTCTCACGACGTCCAGGCCGCCGAGGTCCGGCATCATCAGGTCGAGCAGAATCAGGTCGGGCCGCACGCGTTGCGCCAGAGTGATTCCCTCGCCGCCGCCGTACGCGCGCACCACGGCATACTCCGAGGCGGGCAGATATGTTGTAATCAACTCGACGGCACGTGGATCATCGTCAACGATCAGTACGGTGCGAGTCAGCTTTTCTTCGGGCTGCAGCCCGAGAATACTCAGGGTGTTCTTGAGCTCAGACCGGCTCAAGGGCTTTTCCAGAACGGCAGCGACTCCGCGCGTCAGGGCGAGCCGGCTGTCCGCGAGGCCGGCAATAATCACGACGGGAACACTAGCGGCGGACTTGTCGTCACGCAAACGTTTGAGGCACGTCCACCCATCCATGCCCGGCAATCCGATGTCCAGGGTGATCATGCTGAGCGATTGCTGGGGCGCGAGCAGCACCGCCTCCTCGCCGCTTGACGCAACGATCACCCTGAAACCCTCCGCCTCGAGCAGGAGCCGCACCAGATCGGCGGATTGTTCGTCGTCTTCGACAACAAGCGCTGTGGGACGCACGCTGCCCACCGGGTAACTGGCCGGCCCCGAGGTGGGCGTGGGCACAATGACCTTGGGCGCAGGCGGAGTTCCGAGCCGCGTACCCGACTCGTGCAGGGGCACCCACACGGCAAAGCGCGCGCCCTCACCCTCCGCGCTCGACACCGCCACGGTGCCGCCATACAGCTCGGCAAGTTGCTTCACCATGGCCAGGCCGAGACCAGTGCCCTCGAACTTGCGGGCCAGTCCGCTGTCGATCTGGCTGAAGGCCTGAAAGAGCTTGCCCATGTTCACCTCCGAGATACCGATGCCGGTGTCCTCGACGGAGATTTCCAGAAAGTGGTTGAAGTCGCTTTTGGCGAGGGGGAAGCTGTGCACCGGCCAACCGCCCGAGAGAGTTCCCACGACCGTCCGGGACACCCGCCGTGCCCGCAGGGTAACCCGCGCGCCGGGCGAACTGAACTTTACGGCGTTCGAGAGCAGGTTGTACACGATCTGCTTGGTCTTGCGCGGGTCCAGGTTGGGAACCCCGAGCTCATCTCCCGCCTCGATCTCGAGCTGGATCCGATGAGCGGCGGCCTTTTCGCGCACGATCGACAGGCTGTTCATGAGCAGGCTCTTGAGGTCCACCGGCTCGAGTTCGAGGTGCATCATGCCGGCCTCGACCTTGGAGAGGTCAAGGATGTCGTTGATGAGCGAAAGCAGGTGCTGCCCGCTCGTGAAGATGTCGCCGATGTACTCATTCTGGGTGTCCGTCATCTCCCCCATCAGGCCGTCTTTGAGCGCCTCCGAGAAGCCGATTATGGCGTTCAAGGGGGTGCGCAGCTCATGGGACATGGTGGCGAGAAACTCGGATTTCATGCGGCTCGCATGTTCGAGCTCCACGTTCTGCCCCTGAAGGGCTCGCTCGAAGCGACGGCGCTCGGTGATATCGCGCGCTGCGGCAATGATGCCCTGCAGCTTGCGGTCCCGATCATGGAACGTTGCCGCATTGTAGGAGACCACGGTCTCCTCGCCGTTGAGAGCGCGAACCGTGAGCTCGTAGTCGCTGACCTTGTTCTCGGCGAGCACACGTCTGATGGCGGCATCCGCTCGCACGGGGTCGGTGAAGAAGTTGCGGCAGGGAGCCCCGATCAGCTCGTCTCTGGTACGCCCGGTCAGCGACACCATCTGCTGGTTCACGTCCGAGATGATGCCCTGCGGGTCGAGGGCCATCAGCGCGTCGACGTTGGATTCGATCAGCGAACGGGTGTAGAACTGCTGATCGCGCAGTCGCTGGTCGAGCAGGGCCTGGGTCGCTTCCACCTGTTTGCGCGCCGTGTTGTCGGTGCCGATGAGCAGATACCCGATGATTTTTCCCTCGGGATCGCGCAGGGCCGTCACCGAGACGATGGCGGGAAACCTGCTGCCGTCCTGACGCACGTAGGTGAGTTCGTAGATGTCTTCAATGCCACGGGAGGCCTTGAACACCAAGGCCTCAAAGCCCGGTGTGATGGGGGTGTCCAACTCCAGGCTGAGCTCCGACGCCCGCATGATGAGTTCCTGGGGGTCCGAGATATCCGCAGGCGTGATGCGGTTGACCACGTCGAGGGCGGAGTAGCCCAGCATGCGCTCGGCGCCCACGTTGAAGATCTGGATCACCCCGCGTGCATCCGTCGCGATGCTCGAAAAGTTCGCACTGTTGAAAATGGCGCTCTGCAGCGCACCGGCCTGCAAAAGTTCTTCCTCAGCGAGTTTTCTCGCGGTGTTGTCTGTGCCGATCAGCAGGTACCCGATGATCGTGTCAGCCGCGTCGCGGAGGGCCGTCACCGACACCATCGCGGGAAAGCGCGTGCCGTCTTTGCGCACGTAGGTCAATTCGTAGATGTCTTCAATACCCCGCGAGGCCTTGAATACCAGGGCCTCGAAACCCTTGGTGATCGGCGTGTCAAGCTCGGTGCTGAGCTCCTCGGCGCGCATGATCAGTTCCTGCGGGTCGGAGATGTCTGCCGGTGTGATCTTATTCACGACCTCGTCGGCTGTGTAGCCGAGCATGCGTTCGGCCCCCACGTTGAAGATCTGAATCACGCCATCGGCATCCGTCGCAATGCTCGAAAAATTCGCACTGTTGAAGATGGCGTTCTGCAGGGCCCCCCGCCGCACATCATCGCCGGAATCCGACGTGCCTCGTGTCGGGGAGGTGATCTCTGACTCGGTCCCGGTTGTTGCGGACTTGATATTCATTGCGAGACCTTCCGTGAGCGACAGGACAGACATCTGAGTTCCAAAAGTAAGGAAAGCTCACGTTCTGCAACCCAGGCTCGCAGGGAGGCGAACCGACGGGAAGCACGACTGTTTCCCCTACGTATTTTTATAGCACGAATCGACCCATTTTGACCCCCATTTGAGGGTGCAATCCTGCCTCTGCGGTATTGCTAGCTACTCTGCCAATCGGGCTTGTTCGCCCAGGCGTACCGATAGTACGAACGGTTCTCGAGCCGTGCCGCGGCCTCCTCGTCGATGACCACCGTCACGTGCGGATGCAGGGCGATAACCGAACCGGGCTTGCTCGCCGACAGCGGCCCCTCGACCGCAGCAGCGATGGCCTCCGCTTTACCTGCCCCGAACGCCAGAAGCACGAGGTGTCGGGCCCGCAGGATGGTGCCGAGCCCCTGGGTGATGCAGTGCAGGGGCACGTCCTCGGGCGACGCGAAGAATCGCGCATTGTCGCGGCGGGTTTCCGGCGTTAGGGTCTTCACCCGCGTCTGCGAGGCGAAGGATGATCCCGGTTCGTTGAACCCCAGGTGCCCGGTGCCGCCGATGCCGAGAATCTGAAGGTCCACTCCCCCGGCCGCAACGATCGCACGCTCGTAATCGGCACCGGCGGTCTGCAGAGTGAGCGGGTTCCCGTTGGGCACGTGCACGTGCCCCGCCGTCAGACCGAGAGGCACGACGACGTCACGGGTAATCACGGCTCGGTAGCTTTCGGGATGCCCGGGTGGCAGACCCACATACTCGTCCAGAGAGAATCCGCGCACGCCCGACACGTCGAGCGGATGCGCTTGCAGCGAGCGAGCGAGGCTCTGATAGACGGGCAGTGGTGTCGACCCCGTGGCTAGCCCCAGCACGGCGTCGGCCCGCCGCTCGATGAGCGCTCGGATTGTCTGGGCGACAAGGTCCCCCGCCGCAGACGCGCTGCCGACAATGACTACTTCGGCCACGATACGTTCTCGACGTGATGATTAATCATGATACTAGAGTACCAGATGCAATCATTAGCAATCACATGATGATCGAAAGCGCGCTCGTCGACTCCGCGTTGCACGACGCCGGTGCGTCCGGGCCGTCGCGCCACCCTCCAGGGCTAGCATCGGGGCATGGCCGCACCGAAAACCCGCCCCACGAACCAAGATGTGACCGCGTTCCTCGACGGCGTGGAGCCCCCACGCCGGCGAGTGGAAGGCCACGCGCTCCGAGCCCTAATGGAGCGCGTGACCCAGCAACCCGGGGTCATGTGGGGTCCGACGATGGTCGGATTCGGCTCAACGCTGTACACGAACACCCTGGGCACACACACCTGGTTCGACGTGGGATTCTCACCCCGCAAGCCAGCCATGACGATCTACGGCGTCCACAACGGCTACGAGCCGGTCAATCCGCTGCTCACGCAGCTGGGGCCGCACACCACAGGCAAGTCCTGCCTCTACGTGAATCGGCTCGAAGACATCGACCTCGACGTGCTTGAGCGTCTCATCAGCGACGCGTGGAAGTCCGTGAACGGCTGACGACCCGTGGCCGAATTTCAGAGCACCCCCGACTCCTGAGGCGGGAGTTCCTTCACCGAGTGAGCAGGATGGCACCGCAGAACATGATTGTCGCCAAAAGAGGGAAGAGCCAGTTGGTGAGCATCACGAACACCCGTCGGCCACGGACGCTGGCCGACGGCCGGGTGGGTATGGGTTCTGTAATGTCGTCCAGAGTGCCGCGTCGCAGCGTCTGAATCGTGTTCCACGCTGACAGCAGAACCATGGCGATTCCGCTGCTCAGCAGCCACGGTAGCGGGTCGAGACTGAGCCATGCATCCGCCGCTGTGTCCGGCGTCAGAGCTGACAACAGGAATCCGAAGCCTGCGCCGATGGCGATGAGGAGACCAAGCAGCCAGGGCCGACGGATCGCTGCCAGAAGGTAGAGCGGCAAGAGGGCGACGAGCCCGCCGAGCCCCGCAGCAAGCACCAGTTGTGCGGGAGTAATCAGGAGCGGCTCATCCTGTATCCACGCACCGAGGGCTTGAACGAAAAGCAAGAAGGCGAGCAACCCACACATCGACGTCCACAGCCCCCTGGTCACCCAGTCGCGTCCTGACCCGCGGGGCAAATCGAGCGACGCGGTGTAGGCACGCGCAGGTCCGAAGGTGTCTTCTGCACTCTGACCTGTGTCGATGACGAGTTCGCGGGTACTGGCGACGGCGTCGCCGATCGCGTGCCCGAAGACATCGCGCATGCGAAGCTCCACGACGAGCTCATCGAACCACTTTTTGTCTGACGAGGTGAGATTCATGCGGTGTTCCCCTTACCGGGCCCTCTGGCTCCGAGATAGCTCGTGCTGACATCGGTGAAGCGCGTCCAGTCGGCGCGTAGTCGATCGAGTTCGGCGCGGCCCTGTTCGGTGATGGCGAAGTATTTTCGTCCGGGCCCGGCCTGGCCGGGACGCCACTCGGTGACGACCAGGCCGGCGGTCTCATATCGAGTCAACAGCGGATAGAGGGTGCCGCCCTTCATCGCGCCGAGACCGTGCCGCTCAAGTTCCCGAATGATGGCGTATCCGTAGGAGGGACCCCCTTCAAGCGCCCGCAGCGCCAGAAAACCAAGCGTCGCCCGCAGCCAATCACTCGGCCACTGAGCGCCTGGCCATGCAGGGCCGTCCTGACTGGTTGCGTTCATAACTAGATTGTGTCTCTAAGTAGTTCGTGTGTCAAAAGCCTGCGAACTCTGATCGATTCCATCCCGAACGGCGACAGACCTCTCAGCCCTGTTCATGAACCCAACCTAGGTAGTTCCTCCACGACGGCATCGAAGCTGAGCGCCTTGCGCAGCACGGCCATTTCTGTCGCAAGCTCAGACCATGCCACGCGCATTGCAGGCCCCAGAGGCGGAGCCACGGCACCGGCAAGTCCGGCCAGGACCACCATCGTGACGCCCGGCCACGCCGCGAAGGCACCGATCGCCAGCGCGAAGAGCACCCTGCCGAAAGCCATCGTGAGGAGCAGCAACACCGGTCTGCGCACGTGCCAATCGATGAGTCGCGCCCGAAGAGGCGCCAGAAATGAGGCCGTGACGCCATCCGCAGCGCGTACACGGTCGCTCGGGAGCGGGTGGTTCCAGCTGGGCGATCGATACCGCGTTTCGACCCTTGAGGGCGGTCTGGTCCTGCGTGATTACTACACCGGGAATCATGGACGCAGCTTCCTATACCGCGCCACGCAGGTCCGCCGGAATACCGCCGCCGCGGAGTGTGCACTGGCGAGTTCAGCGATACACGAGGACGGCCTCGTTAGTGGCCTCCGCCGAGGTTGCCCGCGAGGCGGGCGTGCAGCAGGGTACTGGCTTCGTTGAGTCCTTCGATGACCACGTGCTTGCCTTGGCGTTGGTATTTGTTCGTGATGGCGTCGAGAGTGGCGACGGTGGAGGCGTCCCAGATGTGCGAGCCGGACATCTCGATGACGA is a genomic window containing:
- a CDS encoding ABC transporter ATP-binding protein, translating into MPADWVIDARDLEKSYGSGSSRFDALKGVSLQVATGETVAIVGKSGSGKSTLMHLLALLDAPDKGTLQVAGKDAQALSKRAVNELRNKEFGFVFQQFFLTPNVSVLDNVILPLKIAGIGTKARRLRGLEVLQQLELEDKAGKKATTLSGGQKQRVVIGRALVNNPRVIFADEPTGNLDSTTGRTVEDILFDLNRKQGITLVIVTHDEDLAARCDRQVYIRDGLIVKETRSDASAETPGAKHSLSPIAAELNPAGGVA
- a CDS encoding ABC transporter permease, translating into MRAKDLVASAISNTFRSKLRTTLTVLAIFVGAFTLTLTNAVGAGVSQYVDAQVGSLGAPDVFIVTPNADVAAAGDGPTEYDPSTSGAAAGGFGGPGATSALSDANLTTIGDTAGIESVDPIRSVAPDYVAYDDGTKFEFTINPASAVATAELSGGDQLDQAASQMQIVLPDTYVDSLGFDSTNDAVGSTVQIGITDVLGAAHTIDATVVGLSVESLLASGAGANEALIAELASVQSAGIDTGANRYGAAIAKFDISLPAEDVLALQATLSDAGFTASTVADQLGAVQTVINGIVGVLNAFAVIALIAAAFGIINTLLMSVQERTREIGLMKAMGMSGGKVYALFSLEAIVIGFLGSALGAGVAIGLGSILSSVLSNGFLSGLPGLNILLFEPASVAFVIALVMLIAFLSGTLPAQRAAKQNPIESLRYE
- a CDS encoding TetR family transcriptional regulator — protein: MPGQNATEQLSGRELKHQETSLRIERSAVGLVLKHGFDGVTVDMICEESGISQRTFFNYYKTKDAAVIGDEPPKIDEAQARAFIATDGPDLLAEVLELVVSSSLAGSPDEKLLTDRLRLFEQNPQLLLKQMDRMNRITTELSELIYLRIKREAGPATSETDLRDKADLLTHSMLGVMRYMATRWISTDGANSADTLEHTSRLLRVTLRTL
- a CDS encoding EAL domain-containing response regulator, which gives rise to MSNSAIRILVVDDEPFIHKLLTHMLAGLGFTDVVARESGAAALELVDGPRPPELILLDLNMPGMDGIELVRKLVDHDYTGSVILVSGEDERVLQTAVYLVRAHHISVLGHLNKPVSIVDLEEMTGRWKPAVAPNAEIEPYGPAELRSAIANGELVNYYQPKVNVQTGAVSGVETLVRWQHPVDGLVFPDRFIALAEENGLINDLTRVVLSSAMRQAHAWQEKGLRLKVAVNLSMDSFSSVTFADVVSDAVLSAGVAPQDVVLEVTESRLLLDQRAPLEILTRLRLKRFRLSIDDFGTGNSSLTQLRQIPFDELKIDQSFVHGASRDNTALAMYSASLNLGRELGMEVVAEGVEDLEDWDLVRRTKCDLAQGYFIARPMPASALVEWIAAWDRRLPQLVAAS
- a CDS encoding response regulator, producing MARILIVEDNPANLKLATLLLSRAGHSVMAAVDAEVGLALAVSEHPDLILMDIQLPGMDGLTATSILKANPATSAIPVIALTAMAMKSDQEKSRLAGCDGYITKPLRYQELYAAIDALLADLRQTGSAAPLSAPSADEGLLESTDAAGTDGPAVVISVLEGLVGNDPAVLLDFLEMFQSSTVAIAHELVTACLMREAVSAGAQAHKLKSSARAVGAIRLGTLCSLLEVGGRANDMETLMGLLPKFEAEIDAVNTAIDELRQSSTPAHTEFSPHAAQTAVGPSEKLGANE
- a CDS encoding PAS domain-containing hybrid sensor histidine kinase/response regulator, which produces MNIKSATTGTESEITSPTRGTSDSGDDVRRGALQNAIFNSANFSSIATDADGVIQIFNVGAERMLGYTADEVVNKITPADISDPQELIMRAEELSTELDTPITKGFEALVFKASRGIEDIYELTYVRKDGTRFPAMVSVTALRDAADTIIGYLLIGTDNTARKLAEEELLQAGALQSAIFNSANFSSIATDARGVIQIFNVGAERMLGYSALDVVNRITPADISDPQELIMRASELSLELDTPITPGFEALVFKASRGIEDIYELTYVRQDGSRFPAIVSVTALRDPEGKIIGYLLIGTDNTARKQVEATQALLDQRLRDQQFYTRSLIESNVDALMALDPQGIISDVNQQMVSLTGRTRDELIGAPCRNFFTDPVRADAAIRRVLAENKVSDYELTVRALNGEETVVSYNAATFHDRDRKLQGIIAAARDITERRRFERALQGQNVELEHASRMKSEFLATMSHELRTPLNAIIGFSEALKDGLMGEMTDTQNEYIGDIFTSGQHLLSLINDILDLSKVEAGMMHLELEPVDLKSLLMNSLSIVREKAAAHRIQLEIEAGDELGVPNLDPRKTKQIVYNLLSNAVKFSSPGARVTLRARRVSRTVVGTLSGGWPVHSFPLAKSDFNHFLEISVEDTGIGISEVNMGKLFQAFSQIDSGLARKFEGTGLGLAMVKQLAELYGGTVAVSSAEGEGARFAVWVPLHESGTRLGTPPAPKVIVPTPTSGPASYPVGSVRPTALVVEDDEQSADLVRLLLEAEGFRVIVASSGEEAVLLAPQQSLSMITLDIGLPGMDGWTCLKRLRDDKSAASVPVVIIAGLADSRLALTRGVAAVLEKPLSRSELKNTLSILGLQPEEKLTRTVLIVDDDPRAVELITTYLPASEYAVVRAYGGGEGITLAQRVRPDLILLDLMMPDLGGLDVVRTLRRNSATSSIPILVITARQLSDEERVALTGAHDQDIRVIDKAGFSRATFMAEVKSALH
- a CDS encoding glucosamine-6-phosphate deaminase produces the protein MAEVVIVGSASAAGDLVAQTIRALIERRADAVLGLATGSTPLPVYQSLARSLQAHPLDVSGVRGFSLDEYVGLPPGHPESYRAVITRDVVVPLGLTAGHVHVPNGNPLTLQTAGADYERAIVAAGGVDLQILGIGGTGHLGFNEPGSSFASQTRVKTLTPETRRDNARFFASPEDVPLHCITQGLGTILRARHLVLLAFGAGKAEAIAAAVEGPLSASKPGSVIALHPHVTVVIDEEAAARLENRSYYRYAWANKPDWQSS
- a CDS encoding DUF1801 domain-containing protein is translated as MAAPKTRPTNQDVTAFLDGVEPPRRRVEGHALRALMERVTQQPGVMWGPTMVGFGSTLYTNTLGTHTWFDVGFSPRKPAMTIYGVHNGYEPVNPLLTQLGPHTTGKSCLYVNRLEDIDLDVLERLISDAWKSVNG
- a CDS encoding PadR family transcriptional regulator — its product is MNATSQDGPAWPGAQWPSDWLRATLGFLALRALEGGPSYGYAIIRELERHGLGAMKGGTLYPLLTRYETAGLVVTEWRPGQAGPGRKYFAITEQGRAELDRLRADWTRFTDVSTSYLGARGPGKGNTA